A region of the Scylla paramamosain isolate STU-SP2022 chromosome 24, ASM3559412v1, whole genome shotgun sequence genome:
AtgcaccactaccattacagATCTCAAAGCTTGCCAAAAATACAGTCACGCCTAGGGTTAGTAATGGCATCTTCCTCAAGCAGATGAAAGTGCTGTTGGTGACGTGCCTCTGTATTGTGCCCGCGGTCgctcgtccttcctcctccactgcctccGCCCACGCTATCAGcacctcttcctactcctccaccactgcctccgCCCACGCCACCGCAACCAAGACCGTCATCCCCCCCACCAGTTACCCATCAGAGAGCGGCACCCAGAATACCAAGAGGGAAGCGTCAGCGACGTGGCGACCCATTAGCCACGCGAGGTCCCACTCCATCTTCAGGGTAATAAGTAAGTCACCCTACCTCCCACCTCTCCTCACGCACTCCGCAAACTTTACCTTGCACGCGGATGTCTTTAATCTTCTATGCTTAATGAACaagatcagctttttttttcgcgttACATGTAAGCAGTTGACATACTGTTAAAGTgtaatacataattttcttctttctccttgaaTTTTGTAACATGTTTTTACTCTTTTATATAAAAGTAAGAGAAATCCGCATAATAATTTTGTACTCCATGACGCGGCCCAGTAACCCATAACAACCTGCAGCAGGGAGGGCGTTGCCGCATGAAATTGCACTGCGCTTCAGGTTAAGGAGAGAATTCCTCTTACAAAATTTAACTGTTAAAAGCGAAGCAGCGTCACCGACACAAATCACACGCCTTTGCAATAGTGTGAAAAAAGGCCGCAGAACATCACActcccttttctttgttttctccctccACCAGACGTCCCAAGTAGCCACAGCTACAATGAAAATTCCTACGAGATGAACGACATCCCATCGGAGACTCTCAGCTTGTTCATCCCACCAGAATTCCCATCCAAGGAAGCAAGGCAGCTGCAGTACTTCGCCAGCACGCCCGAGGTTCCTGTGCCCGGACATTTGCACAGACTCCTGCACGAGGCGCCATTCTTCGACACGATAGACCATGCCAAGCCGGTCCTCGCCCTGCAGCAGCGGAGGAAGTATGCAGGACTTGCTCCGCTCGTCCTTAAAAGCATTCggccttactttcctttcttcagttaTGAGTAGCAACCCTACACTTCCCACGCAAGCCTACATATTTTCTGGAGTTGATTTTCAATACTTAGTGTAAGCATTAAGTAAGCAGATTTGTTATATACACATCCCTTACCTGTTCATACGAAGTGGCGCCCAAGACAACATACACATTATATCtagccccccaccccccccaaaaaaaaaaaagccacaaaaTACGCTAGTAGAATAAATTAATACATTTACAcatacttttcttcctcattcatgcGCTCCACCGGATATTCAtctgttaatttttatttatgtatgtacttGACTGTTTTTCTATTCATATCCACAACTGCTACCACAAGACTGGAAACCTTGACCACTTCACTGTGTCTGAGATGCCAACTATTATTGTACTGTACACACCACAAATCTCACTCtcgctcttctcctcctcccccctgccCTCCTGTCATCTTATCCTTCGGTTCCACAACATTTTAACAATTCTTTCCACACGTGCAAGCCACAGTAgctcaccaccctacactcacctGCCCTCTGTATCAGTCTATACCTGTTTTTGCATTTCTCTCATTCCACACTGCCAAACTACGTCATACCATATCCCCAATGCTTCGTTGGCAGTAAAGGTGGtgtttaatggaaaaaaaaattaaacatctcttatatgaaaaaaatacttgtaaCAGTTAGAAGTATCTATGTATATCTGCATTTTTTAAAAACGTGTCTGTGTTAATGGCATGCCATATTATTACTCTCCTGTCTGCCACACATGTACTACACACATCATATAATCAGTGCTTTGGGGAAGGAAAGAGCTGTACCTTAATGCAGTCCTTTATCTTCTGTACAAACCTCTGGCTTATAAGAAGTGACAACTTAATGAACGAAAGATTACATGGAATGAAATGTgtatataatcattattatctctCACTTCCAAAATTATTCCCCcaaaaatgaatatgaaaatatagaaatgagaaacacaataaaactTTAAATGGATGGTCTGACTCATTCTGAGTGATGCGATGCAGCAGTACATGTTGACATGAGGTCGCTGGTGCTCCACAACACAGCTTTGTAATGACAAGATGACGTCAGAGGAtgatacgtatatatatatactgatgtCTATATAGAGATTATTAATTATAGTGATGGTATGAGCTGGCATGCAGCACCTCCATTACCAGTGTGAAGTGACACCAGCcagtggaggaggagctgaTGGCATTACTGCCAAGCTCAACACATCACAGGTGGACGGAGACAAGTGAAGACCTTCATGAGGCCGGCTGCTAACTTCTAATTGGCGCTAGAAGTCGAGGCAGAAGAGACCTGTTGAGGTAGAAAGTGAAGGGTAGCAATAAGGGAGCGATGGACCTGCTCATGCACCAAGGTTGGTAGGAATGGTCTCTGGGGTAATAATGGGAGGTTCCTGTTAAGTCTCCTCTCTGAGTCGTATGTGAGGGAGGTGTCACCTTAAGAAGTATGATTACTACCGGGTGCTGtctcctggtggtggtcctcTTTGGAGCAGGTACACAACACTTAATTCATCAAGTAATGTCAGTCATGTAGATTTCTGTCAACACACATCTATACTAACTTAGCCAAAGAAGCCTTAAGATAATGCTTAAACTAAACATTCCATCACAGATCACAGTTTTATGCACATGCTTCTCTATAGTATTGACTGAGTAACACAGAGCAGGAGGGGCAATAATAACCATATGGTAAGGATGCTGAGGAAACAGGTGTTGGGAAAGAAGACAAGTGCCGAGAACACACACTACACTTATACAAGATCAACTTCTACCGTGTTCAAGCTGCCAGTGATTATGCATTAGAACTGACACTGGAGTCAGCTGAAGGAGGCACTCGCTAGATAGACTATCCAAACCAAGGCTGCTTGGGAACGCGGTGGAGTCCTTTGAATGTCTATGTGGCACTAAGGAGGCTACCTGGCAGGTGGTATGGTCAGACGGAGGCAAGAGAGGAGCGAGGAAGCTACGATGATCGCATGCCCGGGGGTCTGTGGTCTGTGTCTCTTGTAGCAGGAGCGTGCCCGGGCATGTCTCCACGCTTTCGACCCTTCGGCCTTGGCACCGACTTGGAGCGAGTCTTACCTCGGCCTCCACTGTAACACGCCACGGTCAGCTAGCCTCTTTCACCCCTGGCTCAGTCCAGTAATTATCTCCCTCATCCAATACCACCTTTGTGTCTTAGTGATCCAATGATGATGTTTCTTTAGATGTACTACATACATATTCTTTCGATGTGTTGATGGTTGTGTTCACTTCTCTTTCTATGACTCTATGCATATTGAAAATAACATCTAATTCACGGGAGCTTGCCTTGTGTAGCCTTAACAAAATGAAGTTACAAATTTATAACATGTTGAAATTGTttcatgttggtggtggtaattcaGAAGAAGACAATTACTGTTCCTCAACTCAGGACCTTCCAGCAGCGTGTGGATTGTGAGGAAGCTTGTAAAGACATACCACTGGTTTTGTATGTCATGGAACATCCAAcacagaaaaagataaagagagaaggcTACAGGTTACATTGAGACTGCAGGATTAAGCTACAAGTATTGTTGttaaaaattacttaaaaattATTTATGACATGCACTTCAGCTATCATATCTGACTACTCTACTGCCCTTAGTCGTGTTATGGGGTGTGTTGAGGCATGCTTGGCCAGTCTTAAATGTATGAGATCAGctaggaaatgaaagaggggCTGAGGCTTTTGTGATGAGATGGGGAATCAGACATTTgtgtcattttcctccttgtgtCAGAATTCCCCATGTTTTAGTAGCACGTTTATAGCTACTTCATAGCTTAgatgaaaaatgtctttttataAAGACAGTTGTTAGAAAAGTATCCAACCTTAATTTGTCCTGTTAGATCCAAGAGGCAAGAGTGGCCCCAAGTGTGTCGGCAGGCCTTATTGAACATATAGAAATTTTTGCACCCAAGCTGAAAGAGTCAGCTGCTGCCAGGCAGCCAGTGTGCTCAGCTATACAACATGTACTTGTCACATTTTTACTTTACAATGATGAATGTGTTGAGAAGTTACTGCATCAGATTTTCTAAAAGCTTGCTGATACTCAAGCTAAAATAATTCAGAGGAGCAGGTTGTTCGTAATGATGCTCTGGGGATTTCACTTAAAAGATCCCATCATGAGAGCCAAGAAGACATCATGAGGAATGCAGCAACACAGTTTCAAACTGAAACAGGACTTCCAGAAATGTTCTTGACAACAGAGGGACTGTTGGGCTTTGTGTGGAGTCACAACAAGCCTAAGATTGGATACTCTCGGAACAGCTGTTACTTTATTCAGTGATAATTCTACTAATAAAAGATACGAGTGTGTTACTAATTACTGCATAAATTGATATTAAATCATATCCTATAAGTTCTGCAATGCTTTACAAAAAACTTATAAAagatatgagtgagtgagaaataTATAGGATAGGTTGTAAATGTCATACCCTACTGAAGTCAACAGAGCTATCTACATctaaaaaaggagacaaaagacaACGAACACATGAACAGTCTCTGCATGGAAAGTTTCTAATTACTCATACATAAACTACAATTAGCTGCATAGAAATAATACTAGTGCATTATGCCATGAGGTCATAAGATACTGGGATAACCACTACAATGAAAACAGTTACCTTCTGCCATTGGCCATGCCTGGTGATATGCTCTTGCTCTTCACAGgattcttcctctcattcctctcatcCCAGCTGTTTCGTCTGCCTCCACTACTCTTTCCAGGGCCTCCAGTTCCTGTGAGATCAGTCAGGCTGAAGTGGAAGGAAGCACAGTTAATTCCCTATTCTACCTGCATTTATTTCCACAAGAGGTACAGCTGATGAACTCCCACACACCAAAGATGTCTCACTAGTTTTGTTGTGGAAAGATTTTGCTACTTCTGTTGACTAAGCTATGATAATGGGTAAAGATAAGAAAGTTATTGGCCTTCATTACACAACACAGAAGAAATTAATCATCAGCCTCTTTCTATACAGGATtgtgaagaaagaacaaagactaAGACATCTTATAAATGGTACACACTTGAATTCAGTCATATTacaaaattataacaaaattaagaaaaatagtaCCATACACTAGGGAGGTGTAAAAGAACACAAGGATGAGGAAATGTGATCACCTTTTGCcaattctcctcttctccagtTCCTTATTGATGGACTCGGGGAGGTGGTGTGACCGGCCACCACCCTCACCAGTACCACTGCTGGAGGGAGCCGAGCCAGCGTTCTGTAGCACAAGACATCCTTTAATCCTTCACAACCAGGCAATACTGAGCATTATCCATGTAGTACTCTATGTTGCATTTAATCTTGCAGCAATGGAAGACTAATGGATAAGTATTTGATGCTATTCAAGactaaaaaaattaaacatacaTTCTTTATCAGATAAAAATTTGAAAAGCTGAAATTACTTTATGTTGCATTTCATCTTGCAGCAATGGAAGACTAATGGATAAGTATTTGATGCTATTCAAGactaaaaaaattaaacatacaTTCTTTATTAGATAAAAATTTGAAAAGCTGAAATTActcttatttcatattttcaagACAAAGAAATGTAGTTTGGTCTTACCTTCCCTTGGGTTTCATTCAGTGGGTTGACCCAcacctgagaggaggaggaagaggaggaaggcagggatcGGGATATGAAGGAACCAGGGGTTCCTCCACTCCTGTAGAAGATGCTGCCACTCAAAGACGCATTTAAAAGGTCTTCCCCATTCACCGCAGGCTGGGCGGGGATGATGGGTGAGCGGCGACATACACTGTTGACGAAGAGAATAATAAGCATTAATAAACCACTGCCAGTCTAGACTACTGAACATTACCTATACAAAGCTACAAGTACTGCTTTGATCTTCCCATTTAAGATCAAGCCACTGGTAAAGAACTTGATGCCTTGCCTCACTTCCCATGTTCCATACAGGGAATTATTCTATCTTATGCTCTTTTGTAATGTATCTAGCTGAATGCAGCATCTATTAAAATGTTGCTTCTTCCACACCATGCTAAAATTCTCTCCATACATATGTAGTTTACAAGTATGATGGAGCTCCCACATGTGCACAATCTCATGAGCAACAGATGTGTGAATGACCAAAAAGGAAAGGTCAGGTCATGCCAGTGTCATGACATTCAGACTTTATGTTCCCACAAAACATTCCTTAAGGAACAAGAGTGACAAGACAAGAGTACATGCAAGAAAGCTGTGGATATGCCACTACTGATGACAACAATGGTTATGGCACTGATGATCATGAAATGCAAATCTCAGCATGAATGAAACACTGTAAATGACAGAGTGGGTCATACCAAATCAATACAGTATACAACTACATATCAACTAAATACAGGCGCTGCATGATTATTTACGTATTTTATTTCCACTGGTGAAAACACAAGGGACTCCTCTTAGACGTAATGTTAAGCAGTGCACAGTCACATTCTCATTAGAAATACCAAGCCAACTTCCCaatccaccaccattaccaccactgctactacaaccctgccactgcaccaccacagcagcactCAGCACCCATGCTGCCAGCTCCACTTACTTGTCATCTAGCCTCTCGTTCTGTGCACTGGGTTCTGTGTTTGCCACCTTCCTGTAAGTAAGAGGGCTTTATACAGCTGTTGTGACCTTCCTTACACTCAGCTACTGATGCCCTTCTGCTCttgtctcttttcattgcaTGTGAAAGCTCCTGCTCCCTATGGGTGGCATGCATCCCATTCTGTACACTCATGGTTTCACATAACAGTCTGTTAATCAGCTTTATTGAGGGTTTGTCATGCAAACTCTAACAAATGCAAGTATTATGTGGTGGTAGAGTAAAAGTTCTCATGTGTTGTTCTTCTGAGAGGCAACAATTTGTCAAAAGTTTGCTTTGTTCATTTTAGCACCTAAACTCCTGCAGCTGTTTGAACCTCATAATGTACATGGCAGGAGGAATACTGACCTAACATGTGAGTAACTCATATGACAAATATATGATGTAAAAGTGAATATAACTTAAGTGGGATTACTACTTACTAGCTTGTGCAAAATTAAAATAGTACTATgtcatttacaaaaaaaaaaaaagcttttagAAATTCTTTTACTACAGACAGATatggaaataaatatatattatatatcccACCATATAAGACATAGCTAGAATTTGGCAAGATATATTTATGAAAATTGAAAACTATACATTTTTAAGGGAAAAGTTACTCTTAGTCATATTTCCTTCAATAATTtaactaaaatcatgaaagaaaTACCACGAAAAATGACTCTCTCCTTTGCAATGGCATTATtgtccaagtcattgatatttTAGCTCAGCAAGAAGTGGTGACAGAATAATAAGATATCAACTCCTGCCCCACAAGTGTAGTGGTCTGCATGTGTTTGTTGAGCTTGATATGGCACTGGCTGCACCTCATACATCTACAGCTCCATGTCGTCTTCCCCTCCTGTACTAACTGCTCTCCCATCATGGTGAAAGAAATATTATTGTACTGTGCCTTAAAAATTCCGCAACTGTGACTCCATGTCTTAGGAGTGGCTTATTTGTGCACTTAACCATGCATCAGGATGAGTATGaatcaactctgtctatcattTTTGCCATGTGTAGCTGGAAAATGGCTGTCTTGTGTCCACATCAAGAAGATAATCTAacatctttttttaattttacatTTTAGCATTATTTTGATTTGTAATCATAATCTAATAATTTATAAACATATGTATTTCACCTTGGGAGTTACTGTGACaagtggaggtgttttgggtgttaTTCATATCAGTAACAATAACCCCTTGGCCTGCCAAAACCTATCATAGTAAGATATGCAAGGTgcatttttctatcttcttattaaaaaaaactgcatCTTATATGGTGAGAAATACGATATATATTTGAAAATGTACACCAAACCTtaacagagaaaaggaggaaagaaaaccttTATACAGCAACATGAAGCAGCCACATAGCCACCACCTCACCCACCTGTTGACGTCCTCAAGCTTGCGAAGGAGCCGCTCATTCTCCCGGCACACCAGCTCCTGGTCCTTCACCAAGGCTGCTGACACTTGCTGCACAAGTCACCACACACAGCATTGTTAAAATTTTCCAAAcatcttgataaaaaaaaaaaaaaaaagataatcataCAACTTTATATCAGACAGTAAAACTTGCTGACACTCTCAACAGGGTAGTCACTGGGGAAGTCTCCAttcacacccatccacacaccttACCCTTGTAGTACAAGTAcacttcagctctctctctctctctctctctctctctctctctcatgtatacaTTTGGTGCCAAAAATGATGACAAAATTCTCATTCGGTGTCAGCGTCCATGCATCCTTCAACTCATTTGATCCGGTTGCATCTTTTCAGTCACCAGTTACATTTTCAGTGTTCAAGAATAAGATGTGCTACAATGTGATTCACCTGCAgctccttgttttctctcctgaTATTGCTGTAGGAGGCCATGTACTGCTGCACCAACTTCACTAACTCCTGGTTGTCCAGTGTCTCCAGCTTGTCCTTGTCTATCCTGAAGGAGCCTTGGCGGGACATTATGCCTGGCACTGTGGTAGATGGGATGCTGTGTAAGGCAATGCTCTATGTGTGTCCAAATAGTCTGTGACACAAACCTGCATCTGTGTAAAGTTTATTCTAGTGACAGGATTAGGACTGGAAAGGTTGACCAAAATTCATCCAGGTATTAAAGATGATCTTAGTCTGATTAGTAAAATGTGTGATTGACATCTacatgtatttacttatttgttttggTTGTTTGATTATGCACTTTCCAACTACATAATAGGGTAGTTCTCAAAAAGCATAGAATTAAGCAAATCAAGGATATCACAAATAATCAAGAAGTTGACACTGTGATACAAAAGGCACAGAAAGAATACACTGAGATGAAAAGGCTTGGAAAACACTACCACATTTGTGTTTAACTCTACTCTTCTTATTGAGACAAGAAGGCAAGAGGCATGCCAACATAAAGAATCATAGACTCAAGAGTAGACAGAACAAGTCACTATTCAACAAATGAACATACAGCCTAGAACCAAATAAGCAGATGTAGGTAAGTCATCACAAAGTGGGTTATCAAGGAAAGGTGACGAACAGAGACAGGGACAGGTAGGGACTGCTACACATAGGCAcataggcctgatgacttcttacagcttcccttatttccttacaGCCTTATGTTAAAgcatcacagaatgagggatgTGTACAAGGCTGAAGGACACACACCTGGCCGTCCCCCAACTGCAGCCACATGTTCTGCCAAGTCTACCCCATTGGCCTCTGCTGCAAGATGGCCATTAAGCTGCTGAGGGCCCTCCTGTGGCACACCTGTAAACAGTAAATAAGGTTGATTGTCTATATGTAATTCAACTCAACTACACTGAATGGTTTACCAATACCAAACTAACAACTGACTGTGAGGCACCAAGACTCATTATAACTATCATTCCCTCATCCTTTCTATTACTCCTAACAGTGTGAACCCAAAATGGTGATTTACTCCAATCAGTTCCTACTTTCCTGTAAATGGAGTAACAGCTATCAGCTCATTCTACATTATATATTGTCCTACCCACAGACCTGCTTCTGTTCAAACAATTAAGTAAATGCATTTAGCCATCACTGTAACTTCCACTGTGTTTGAAAACTGCAATGTCTGTTAATTTGTGAAATCTGGTGCTTGCCAATCACTTGGCCTCATTTTTTGTCATAATTACTTGAAAtatgagtgtgaatgatgtgtgtgtgaatgtgtggtactttgtctAGGTTACCGCATGTGGGATTGCTAGCCTGGTATGCAGATGGATAGACCTGAAATATGTGTAAAAACATATCTGGATGTATAATTTTCTGGCTGCATAGAGTTACATATCAGCCAGCAACACTGACAAACAGTGCTATGCTGGTTCCTGACTTACCATTTTCCCCAAGGTCAATGAGCATCTTGAGGTGAGCATTCTCCTCCCGCAGGAGACTCACTTCCCGTTGCAGACTCAGGATCACCTTCTCCTTTGGGTCCTGGTGAGAGAAACAGTCATCGTCTTATTAGGCAGCATGTTACTGTTCCTCATTTTTGCTATGAAGCCTGCAGAATGCACACTTTCCTTTTACATATTACATTTGGTGGTATTCTTTTTGTTAAGCACATTACAATATTTAATGGTATATTGTGACCACTATGCACCATGATTGTTTGCACAGCAGAGTACACCATAACATTAATCAcagagaataatgatgaaataagcaaaggaaagaatggtaataaaatggaaaggGAGACAAGGTGAGAGGACTACATGTGTAAACCTGAAAGTGAAGTGTAAAGCGGAGAAAACTGTTAcaagaaggaagacaatgaagaGACAAGACAGTAACTGGAAGAGGTAATATATATAGTGTGAGTAACAGAGACAAAGGTATGATGCAGAAGATGACACAAGATAAAATAAGacatagaagaaaaggagaatgagacaAGTGTTTTTGTAAAAGCATAAGGTTAAtgagacaggaaagagaaaacggttACAAGATGGAAGACAATGAAGAGACAAGACAATAAGTAGATGTAGATAATATATATGGTGTGAATAACAGAGACAAAGCTAGGATGTAAAAGTTgacacaagagaaaataaaacatagaTTAAAAGGAGAATGAGACAAGTGTATAAGACAAGGGTATAAGACTAATGAAGCATGAAAGTGAAGTAACCCACCATAATGATAAGAGGTTTAGTTCGGATACGCTTGGCCCTCGAGGCATAGCGGAGGGTGTTGAGTGTCTCACTGATGTTGGATTTGGCAGGTGACACACAGGCAATCTGAAGAgacaccacaaccatcaccacagaGAACAAAGTGACCCTCTAAGGATACTGGTACTACATGAGTGTTTAACTTTTACTGCTAcatttgtcttttgttattattgagaTCACTAATAAATTGTTTGGatggatataaagaaaaaaagagattaatTTCATCTTTACTATGCTACAGAAGTACATTTTTAagagactgtagtacaaaaTGAATGTCTTTTAAAAGTGTAGATGATTATGGGAAAGACTGActagtagtgaaagggttaaatgtaCTGCAAGACATATTGCTCTTAATCCACTAAATGTACTTCAGACACAAATAAAAATCCTATGAAAAGTTATAGTCACTCACATTATAAATAGAAACATGCAAATCCTGTCATTAGCAAGTTATAAGTCAGTATCATATTTTAATTAACCAACAGAACAGTCACATTTACACTCATATT
Encoded here:
- the LOC135112706 gene encoding uncharacterized protein LOC135112706, which produces MLLRMKVLLVTCLCIVPAVARPSSSTASAHAISTSSYSSTTASAHATATKTVIPPTSYPSESGTQNTKREASATWRPISHARSHSIFRVINVPSSHSYNENSYEMNDIPSETLSLFIPPEFPSKEARQLQYFASTPEVPVPGHLHRLLHEAPFFDTIDHAKPVLALQQRRKYAGLAPLVLKSIRPYFPFFSYE